From the genome of Anoplopoma fimbria isolate UVic2021 breed Golden Eagle Sablefish chromosome 1, Afim_UVic_2022, whole genome shotgun sequence, one region includes:
- the tmem160 gene encoding transmembrane protein 160: MASFLSLFLRRQLPPAVSHFVRTVKLVRAPAAPLRRRLHGGSRLRGGEQGPWGKIRGPEQQQYQLSDLDRADALMLRKSHETGFLSWFRNGLLATGIGVISFVQSEVGREAGYAFFILGGVCVSFGGASYIGSLFALRRMMLLSVPALLLQSVVVSSVALFWLCAVSLYIGRLEVEIIHEDEEEEGEEGEDEEECRECRERRQHRGYRGSHNSRHHGREDNDSKGPNK; the protein is encoded by the exons ATGGCTTCTTTCTTGAGTTTATTCTTGAGGAGGCAGTTGCCGCCGGCCGTGTCCCACTTCGTCCGGACCGTGAAGCTGGTCCGTGCCCCCGCCGCCCCGCTGAGGAGGAGGCTGCACGGCGGGTCCCGGCTGCGGGGCGGAGAGCAGGGGCCGTGGGGGAAGATCCGGGGGccggagcagcagcagtaccaGCTGTCAGACCTCGACAGGGCGGACGCTTTG ATGCTGAGAAAGTCCCACGAGACag GATTCCTCTCGTGGTTCAGGAACGGTCTGCTGGCGACTGGGATCGGAGTCATCTCATTTGTCCAGAGCGAAGTGGGACGAGAAGCAGGATATG CCTTCTTTATCCtgggcggtgtgtgtgtgtcgtttgGCGGCGCCTCGTACATTGGCAGCCTTTTCGCCCTGCGGAGGATGATGCTGCTGTCGGTGCCAGCACTGCTGCTCCAAAGCGTTGTGGTGAGCAGCGTTGCCCTCTTCTGGCTCTGTGCGGTATCCCTCTACATCGGCCGCCTGGAGGTGGAGATCATCcatgaggacgaggaggaggagggggaggagggagaggacgaggaggagtgCCGGGAGTGCCGCGAGAGGCGTCAACACCGGGGTTACCGTGGCTCCCACAACAGCAGACATCACGGCAGGGAGGACAATGACAGCAAGGGGCCGAACAAGTAG
- the egln2 gene encoding egl nine homolog 1 has protein sequence MESLGHTDLLNPSSERGPQERRTGAAETHHRTYRADMGLNGFCAAPTAAELLAGLASQTDSPAITTPTKRSKTGVPLYNGGGVVSPSATVEGSHANALAHTPNGYPEHLEHLEGVTGGPMYPLTSRACLMENGDRTAVHEKCPLLVRRINSDLKARQVQQQKRRGGENRATGSGTLNGLMMGSLGSGSSVDQVFAPGDSDFKRRRLADGIVAHKSSEASRVARGVVPLADAVNCSNGSDQTAINHVHCVTPQSPFTPHTNQHNEHKVASLGPPAAPGQTSPVEANCIPTPPSPAGTGWSAEHIAQQYIVPCMKYHGICVKDNFLGPQLGGGVLEEVEVLNRSGKFRGGQLVSQKSIPSRNIRGDQIAWVEGREPGCERIGALMAYIDEAVMHSAANGQLGDCVINGRTKAMVACYPGNGAGYVRHVDNPNGDGRCITCIYYLNKNWDVKKQGGLLQIYAEGRNVVANIEPLFDRLLIFWSDRRNPHEVKPAYATRYAITVWYFDAKERAEAKEKYRLATGQKGVQVPVTQNSRT, from the exons ATGGAGAGCTTGGGACACACGGACCTTTTAAACCCAAGCTCTGAACGCGGACCGCAGGAGAGACGGACGGGAGCGGCAGAGACTCACCACCGCACCTACCGAGCGGACATGGGGCTCAACGGGTTCTGCGCGGCGCCGACCGCGGCGGAGTTACTCGCGGGTCTGGCCTCTCAGACCGACTCCCCTGCCATCACCACCCCGACGAAGCGGTCCAAAACCGGCGTGCCGCTCTACAACGGCGGCGGGGTGGTGTCTCCATCCGCCACCGTGGAGGGGAGCCACGCGAACGCTTTGGCTCACACGCCGAACGGTTACCCGGAGCACCTGGAGCACCTGGAGGGGGTGACGGGTGGCCCCATGTACCCCCTCACCAGCAGGGCATGTCTGATGGAGAACGGAGACCGGACGGCGGTTCATGAGAAGTGCCCTTTACTGGTGAGGAGGATCAACAGCGACCTGAAAGCCAGACAGGTGCAACAACAGAAGCGGAGAGGTGGGGAGAACAGGGCCACGGGGTCAGGGACTCTTAATGGTCTCATGATGGGGTCATTGGGGTCAGGGAGTTCTGTGGACCAGGTTTTCGCTCCGGGAGACTCGGACTTTAAGCGGAGAAGGCTGGCAGATGGAATCGTTGCTCACAAATCCTCAGAGGCCTCCAGAGTGGCCCGAGGAGTTGTCCCGCTCGCAGACGCAGTCAACTGCAGCAACGGTTCCGATCAAACGGCTATCAATCATGTGCACTGTGTCACTCCCCAATCTCCCTTCACCCCTCACACTAACCAGCACAACGAACATAAAGTGGCCTCCTTAGGCCCACCAGCTGCACCCGGCCAGACGTCCCCCGTCGAGGCTAACTGCATCCCGACCCCGCCGTCTCCTGCAGGGACCGGCTGGTCAGCAGAGCACATAGCCCAGCAGTACATTGTCCCCTGCATGAAATACCACGGCATCTGTGTGAAGGACAACTTCCTGGGCCCTCAGCTGGGCGGCGGGGTCCTGGAGGAGGTAGAAGTCCTAAACCGCAGCGGGAAATTTCGGGGCGGGCAGCTGGTGAGCCAGAAGAGCATTCCCTCTAGGAACATCAGGGGGGACCAGATCGCATGGGTGGAGGGACGAGAGCCCGGGTGTGAGCGCATCGGGGCGCTGATGGCCTACATCGACGAGGCCGTCATGCACAGCGCTGCCAACGGACAGCTGGGGGACTGTGTCATCAACGGACGCACTAAG gCTATGGTTGCTTGTTACCCAGGAAACGGGGCGGGTTACGTCCGACATGTTGACAACCCGAATGGTGACGGACGCTGCATCACATGTATCTACTATCTCAACAAGAACTGGGATGTCAAG AAACAGGGAGGGTTGCTGCAGATCTACGCAGAAGGCAGAAATGTGGTAGCCAACATCGAACCTCTGTTTGACCGGTTGCTGATCTTCTGGTCCGACCGCAGAAATCCACACGAAGTCAAGCCAGCCTACGCCACTCG